The Deltaproteobacteria bacterium genomic sequence TCTTTCGGTCCCAGCGCTTTCACCACCCCAGGCATCCGTGCCGCTTCCGATAAATCCAGTTTCGTCACTTTCGCATGTGCATATTTCATACACCGGACAATCTTGCCGTACAGCATACCCGGAAAATACAGGTCCGCCGCGTACTGCGCCCGGCCCGTAACTTTTGCCTTGGCGTCAATCTTGGGGATTCTTTTCCCAATAACAGCAAATTCGCTCATGAATATCCTCCTTTTCGTCCCTTAATCATGTGGAGGCCATAACTTCGCTGGCCTTCTGGATCGCCTCTACAATCTTCACGTATCCCGTACAACGGCAGATGTTCCCCTCCAGTTCGCGGCGGATTTCCTCTTCCGTCGGCTTCGGGTTCTTTGCCAGAATGGTCACCGATTTCATGACCATCCCGGGCGTGCAATAACCGCACTGGATCGCGTGCTGGTTGACAAACGCCTCCTGAACCGGATTCAGTTTCCCATCTTTTTCCAGACCCGCCACCGTCGTGATGTTCGCGCCGTCCATCGTCGCAGCGAGAGTCAGACAGGACAAGATGCTCTTCTTCCCGTCTAAAATTACCGTGCAGGCCCCGCATTCGCCCGTTCCGCAGCCGTACTTCGTTTCCGGCATCTTCAGATCATCCCTGAGCACCTGAAGGAGGGTACGATTCACCGCGACGTTCAGGCTATGCGCTACTCCATTGACATTTATCGTTATGGAACGTGTTTTCATCTTCTTCTCCTTATCATCTTGGTTAGTCAATTCAGCCTATGCAAGGGCCTTCTCGATGGTCCGCTTCATCAGCACACCAGATACCTCCTTGCGGTACCAGGCAGACGAACGCACGTCGTCAATCGGTGTCACTTCCGCCTTCACTGCTTCCATCATGTCCTTCAAGACGGCGTCCGTGATTTCCTTACCTTTGATGATCTCTTCGGCCTTCTTCATTCTTATCAGCGTCGGGGCCACGCAACCCATCGCCAGACGGGCGCTCTGACAGACATTGCCCGCCATATCCAGGCTTACCGCGGCATTCAGTTTCGACAGGTCCTGGTCCGATCGGGTCAACCGTTTGAACGCCGACTTGCCCACCTTCGCGGGAATTTTGAACTCGACCGCAAACTCGAAAGCCTGCCGCGCCGTCTGACGATAGCCTATCCAGAAATTATCGATATTCACTTCCCGCCTGCCTGCCGCACCCTGCAGGACCACCGTCCCTCCCAGTGCAAGTACGGCAACGCAGCAGTCACCCGCCGGTGATGCCCGCATGATATTGCCCACCATCGTCGCCTTGTTACGCGTCTGGGGCGTTCCGTTCACGCAGGCCGACTGCCACAGCGCCGGATATTCTGTTCTTACTA encodes the following:
- a CDS encoding (2Fe-2S)-binding protein; amino-acid sequence: MKTRSITINVNGVAHSLNVAVNRTLLQVLRDDLKMPETKYGCGTGECGACTVILDGKKSILSCLTLAATMDGANITTVAGLEKDGKLNPVQEAFVNQHAIQCGYCTPGMVMKSVTILAKNPKPTEEEIRRELEGNICRCTGYVKIVEAIQKASEVMAST
- a CDS encoding xanthine dehydrogenase family protein subunit M, whose amino-acid sequence is MSSRILPEFDLLVPQSVPEAVEMLGKYESKAAVMAGGTDLLVLMKAGQKTDYVMTLDEVPGLDYLIYDPTDGLRIGAMAKLAEIVDSDIVRTEYPALWQSACVNGTPQTRNKATMVGNIMRASPAGDCCVAVLALGGTVVLQGAAGRREVNIDNFWIGYRQTARQAFEFAVEFKIPAKVGKSAFKRLTRSDQDLSKLNAAVSLDMAGNVCQSARLAMGCVAPTLIRMKKAEEIIKGKEITDAVLKDMMEAVKAEVTPIDDVRSSAWYRKEVSGVLMKRTIEKALA